Below is a genomic region from Rhododendron vialii isolate Sample 1 chromosome 5a, ASM3025357v1.
ACAGCTCATTTTTCTATTTCGAACAGCTTTTCACGTCAATTGTATCTTGAGTCTCTATCTTTACGAAAGGCTCAACGGTTTGCCAAAAAATTGTCAATTATAAGAAAATAGTAAATAATGCATGTGTTTTCATTGGGCAACCTGGTTTTGTGCTTTTAAATCCTCACTCGTACAGCTTTCTTTTTCCATCTTTACAAAAGGGTCAACGATTTGCCAAAAAATGTGTCAATTATTAGAAAAGACTGTATTGTTATTGGGGCAACCTTGTTTTGCGCTTCTAAATCCTgacttttactctttttttaacaacaaaaaaaaaacctgtaaAAGTTAGGATTTAGAAGCACAAAACGAGGTTTATCCTGATTTGTACAGCTGGTCATGTTTATTTTCAGCCCTCTTCTGCCTATATAACAATCTCAACTGCTCCCTGTCCTGCATCCCTATCTCCTTCAATCCTACCAATCTCCACCCCTATTGCCAACCCCTCTTTTTTATCCATTTGCAACACTACTATCCCATTCTATAGATTTTTTCGTTCGAtaatacattctgcacatatatCTCCAAAAAATGCATCAACTTACCTTTCtcctcatcctcttcttcttccttgttgTTCAAATGCCATCAAcaattggagatgtcaaaacagtTACAATCTCCTCAGACTCTCGTCCCAACATCCTTTTTGAAGATTTCTGTTTCGATCTCACCGGTCATGTCACTCTCAGCATTTCCAATGTCTCCATCAACACCATCTCTACCACCCCAATAAACTCATCGCGTATAGGTTTCTTCTTTGGCGATTTATCTGTCCTCGTATATTATGGATTTCTGATAACTGGTCAGGAAGGAAAAACATGCATTGTTGAGTCCCCCCACCTAATCCCAGGACTTTTCCAACCCATAGCCACATTTGCAGAACTCTCACCTCCTCCCCAATCTTCCGTCAGTAAAACCCTCCCCATCCCTGCTTTTACTGTGAACAACGAAACCCGCCCCGTCCATTCACCAGACCATCTCGGAATCTACTTTTCCAATTGCGAGCCGAATACCTCCGTCTCAATGCACGTTCACGTAGAAACCTATAACGTAGACCGAGATGGCAAGGACTATCTTGAAGTCGGTAGAACTCAATTGCCAATGATCTACTTCATTTTTTCCGTTCTTTACTTGCCGTTTCTAGCCTTGTGGGTGTACATATGCTACAAGAATTGGTCGTTCATTCGCAAGATACACATTCTAATGGCCATATTGGTCGTAATGAAATCGTTGAATCTATTTTTCGAGGCAGAGGACAAGCACTTCATCAAGGTCAGTGGAACCCCTCATGGATGGGACTTATGGTTTTATTTGTTCCATTGTCTTCGAGCTCTGTTATTGCTAACCGTAATCATGTTGATTGGGACTGGTTGGACAATCTTAAAACCAACTTTACATGCCAACGACAAGGAAATTTTGGCTACGGGCGTAACAATTCAGGTTTTTGCTAGCATAGCCCATGTTTATACCGATGAAATCGGCCCGTCAAATAGGTACTACTTGTTTTTGACTCTGGTGTTATTGCTTGTCGATTTGGTGGGCTTCGCGATAGTTTTCGTTCCGATTGATTCGTCCATCAAAACACTCAAGGAAGCCGCCGAGATGGATGGAACTGCTGCGCAGGATCTCGGAAAGATGAGACTTTTGAGAAATTTTAACGGATGCGTGCTTGTTTTCTGGCAATTGAAGTGGTTGGCGTGGATTTATGTCTCTACGATTCCCGAAGATGATTGTGGTTTAGAGTGGTTGATCGTTACGGTTGAAGAGACTGTTGCCATTGGATTTTACGTTGGCATGTTTTATCTGTTTCGGCCTCGGGAGCAAAATGAGTATTTTATTGTTCAAGACGAAGAGACGGCTCTCGCTACGATTCGGAGAGAGTTTGAATCAGATTCGGATTAACCATATATAGCGGATTATTTATACATTCGTGTGGTGAGATTTAATACGACTCAGTGAATTTAATGTGAGAATTTTCTTGATGAAGAGCTAGTAATTGGTGCAGTCCTCGGGGGAAAAACGCAAAAAGACTTGAAATTGTGGAGATATATGTTATTCTGTGGTCAAGATTTAATGTAtgtaaaactgaaaaaaaataatgtatgtAAAACTGTTGTGCTATTTTCTTTGGTGGAATGAGATAAAACATATGTTCTCTAGTTCTGTTTCTCTCAATTATTCTCTTCAACCCTGTTGCACTTGATTTTTGTTCCCCATGAACTTGGTGAAAATTGAACTTTGTGACGTAGCAGAATTTACAAAGCGATTGATACTCGTAGCCACGAGCAATTCTTGAATTTacaaaaagaagacaaaagtcTAAAGTATTATTAAGAAATTTGACAAGGGTACATCAAGTATTATTGTTGAAAAAGTTAAATCAaaacattaggttacaacccTTTTATATGGTGTAACCCGAAACCCTAATAATTAAAGCTGAAAATAAAAAGTCTCATAAATTTGGAAAactcctaaaattgaaaacgggaaagaaaaacaggattttcccaaaaagaaccAACGAGTAAGGAATTatggtctaagagttattaacaaATTAAAAGTTTCCTAAAAcggaaaaaatatcaaattgaaGGGCTAAATGAATGAATCGGACCGAAATCCACCATGCGTGCGCGAAAATATGTCAGCCCACACTAAGTTTTGAGCCTATTACGAGCTCGCCCGAATTTTTCCAAATCGGATAATCTGTAATTAAACCTCATTTGGGCTTTTGAGACTTCTTCCGGTCCAATTGATTATGAAATTAGgtctccacgtgttctacatcactTTGGAAGCTAGAATTCTGTTcaaaaatttacattttcaaTATACTAAGTAATTCTAATTATCAAGATGAAACTCTGAAGACATTTATTGATAGATTGAGCATGTCATACTCTCCATGTATATAATTTATGTGTGCAATAGACTATAAGCAAAAGCGTATAATGAAAACAATTGGGAACATAGAAATTCAGaaatttgtgtgtttttttcagTAGTTTCTCCCAACTAGACAGAAGCATAAAGGTaataatgaaaacaaaattggaaaatCGTAACcaataaaacaagaaattaagaACAACACATCAATTACCAGAAGGAGAAATAGGAAATAGATCTCAACACGTATGATGACCAGTGCTAGTCTACAGACATATCGATGGCTCCGTTCTTTTGGCCTTAATTTAAATTTAGAAATTgttttcatttgaatttttttcgcatttgttggttttgtgacaaacttttgtaggttattgattcgtcttgacgagaagaattggaaaagtaaattttttttacttttaccctaatattttgagaaataaccaatttttagtgcaaaaaatgacttttcttgctaaaaaatggttatttctcaaaatacttgggtaaaagtaaaaaaaaattcttttccgatttctctcatcgaaaggaatcaataacctataaaagtttggcacaaaaccaacaaatgagaaaaaatttaataaagacaaaatttttaagggcaaatttcactcagaccccttgaggtatctgacaatgacagaaagtacccctcagttttcaaaaatgacagaaacctcccctatttcacagtttgggtttcattccgttagttccGTTAGTAAAGTGGACGGAAAATGTACGAAaatgtacagaaaatgaaatcttcaattttatttaattctacagctatcttagggctctcattgaaaggcctagagcaaaaaattaattatgaccatttaggataaaataattaaaaaaataaaatcttcatttccgattcaaacgaattaaaatttggagcatttaaaattttgctctttatttgattttagtgctttcaatgaagagcaaatacttaaagtgctccaattttcaatccatttgaatcggtgcgaaaatcttatttttctgattattttatcctaaagtgcAATAATAAATTTTTAGTTCTAAGATTTTCAATGAGAGCTTTAAGATAGCCGTAGAACTAAACGAAGAGGAGATacttaagtgcttcaatttttaattcgtttgaatcggtgcaaagatttttatttttttatcattttatcctaaatggtcatagttaatttttggccccaaggctttcaatgagagccctgagagagccatagaaccaaatgaagagaagatacttaagtgctccaatttttaatccgtttgaatcggcgcgaagatcttatttttctgatcattttatccaaaagggtcataattaattttttgctctaggacgttcaataagagccctaagatagctgtagaactaaataaaattgaaaatttcattttccgtacgttttccgtccatttcactaacggaactaacggaatgaaacccaaactgtgaattaggggaggtttctgtcatttttgaaaattgagggatactttctgtcattgtcagataccttagggggtctgagtgaaatttgcccaatttttaaatttaagttaagtttaaattaaAGGCTAAAAGAATGGAGCCATTATGTCACAGTATTAGGAATCAGAATATGCACTTAATTTGCTTGGTCCTGTAGGTAAGAGGTtgtttgttgttgctgttgtgtGTGTGCTTGGTGCTATTCTCCAAGCGTTTCGTTTCCTATTTCTCGTTGTAGGGACTGAGCAATTGGTTCTTTTTTACCCGTTGGTGTAACTGTCTTTTGTGGTGTTTCTTTTCGTTGTTGGTATCTTGCCAACATCTCTCTTTAGGTCTCGGGttacttttgttttctcttgcccttttaatctttgtatctctttagattaataaaatttcttttgccgagcaaaaaataaaaaagaaagaaaaaaggaatatGCACTTAATTTGTCATATTCATGAAAAAGAGAGGTGGGGAAATTTATAGATGACCAGTGCTAGTCTACAAACACATACATTAGATCTGTTCGATGCACGAAGGATCCATGCTCATTAAACGGTTACGAAAATATTTATGTTCCAATATCTATATCCaaagcatttttctttttagattgtCAGAATTGAGTCAGAGAAGCTTAAATattcttttgtaattttctaagggaaatgatattgccacatcattttttgataatgccacaccctgtaagtgtatttttgcaccaaaaattaCACTTGCAGagtgtggcattatcaaaaaagggtgtggcaaaatcactacccttttctaattattatttttctctttgtttgtaagtttttaaattttttccttttaggtATTCTATTATTCTTtaaattgaaccgttcaataaaaactgcttagatcaagcacttttcgatcatattttttgttgatttcacaCGAAAACCCTTCAAATCACGTTTTACACACATTAATcggttcggatcattaaaatttgattggaaaagaggaggtccgcattttattaaaataaggaatcCCTTATATGATcctgactatatatatatacacacacacaatccgGATCAGGTCAGAGATTCCTAACCTGATTCCGGTCTGCACCTCCCCTTTTCTGATCGAAGTTCGATAATTCGAacccgctcaatatgatcagaaagtGATTTGAtcgggactatatatatatatatattgctttATTCATTATTGTGCGTTCCACGAGCAtgttaagggtttttttaataGAAATATTTTGCATTTACTCACTCGTAATTCAACGAACAATTAATCAAATTTACCTTTTTTGAAGCCAGCAAAAAGGACGATGTAAAACTTTATAGCACTTGTGCTCGTGCCTGGAGGCGCAATTAATTATTCAAAAGCATTAACCTAAAATAATGTAAAATGTTGACACCATCATTACTAAAATCTCGTACTCTCGATAGCACATGATGAATCATAGAGAGAACGTTACAAGGATGACGAATTTTACAATGTCAGCCACCCAAACTATCGTAATGACATGTTGTTATTTAGGAGACATTGTTTAATTTCTCCTTATGAATGGTTACTTACAGCTCATTTTGCTATGTCGAACACCTTTTCATGTCTGATATTTCATGAGTCTCCATCCTTACAAAAGGGTCAATGGTTTGCAAAAAAAGGTGTCAATtatgagaaaatagttttttttttttattggacaACCTTGTTTTGCGCTTCTAAAAGCCTAACAAAAAAAAGCTGTAAAAAGCTGTACAAGTCAAGAATAAGAAGCACAAAACAAGGCAAATCCTGACTTTTACAGATGATACTATTTATTTTGAGCTCTCTTCCGCGTATATAACCATCGCTATTGCTCCCTATCTTGCATCCCTATACCTTCATTCCTTACCAATCTCCACCCCTATTGCCACCACCTCTTTTTTCTCCCTTTGCAACACCGCTATCTCATTCTACAGATTTTTTTCTTTGGCAATCCATTAGGCACATATCACCGACAAAATGCATCAAATTAACTCTCTCCtcgtcctcttcttcttccttctttttcgaATTCCCTCAACAACGGGAGATATCAAAACGGCAACGATCTCCTCAGACTCTCGTCGAACCATCCTTTTTGAAGATTTTTGTTTCGATCTCACCGGCCACCTTTCTCTCAACGTATCCAATGTCTCATTCACAACCACCTCTACCATCCCTATAAACACCTCACGAATAGGTTTCTTCTTTGGCGATTTATACGCCCTCGAATATTATGGAATGGTGATACTTGATCAGGAAGGAAAAACATGCATTCTTGAGTCCCCCAACCTAATCCCAGGACTTTTCCAACCTATAGCCACATTTGCAGAACTCTCACCTCCTCCCCAATCTTCCGTCAGCAAAACCCTCCCCATCCCTCCTTTTACCGTGAACAACGAAACCCGCCCCGTACATTCACCAGACCATCTCGGAATCTACTTTTCCAATTGCGAGCCGAATACCTCCGTCTCAATGCACGTTCACGTAGAAACCTATAACATAGACCGAAATGGCAAGGACTATCTTGAAGTCGGTAGAACTCAATTGCCAATGATCTACTTCATTTTCTCCTTCCTTTACATGCCGTTTCTGGCCTTGTGGGTGTACATATGCTACAAGAACAGGTCATTTGTTCGCAAGATACACATTCTAATGGTCATATTGGTCGTAATGAAATCGTTGAATTTATTGTTCGAGGCAGAGGACAAACACTACATCAAGGTCAGTGGAACCCCTCATGGATGGGACATATGGTTTTATTTGTTCCAttttcttcgagctctgctaTTGGTAACCGTAATCATGTTGATTGGGACTGGTTGGACAATCTTAAAACCAACTTTACATGCCAAGGACAAGGAAACCTTGGCTGTGGGCGTAACAATTCAGGTTTTTGCTAGCATAGTCCATGTTTATACCGATGAAATCGGCCCGTCAAATAGCAATTACTTGTATTTGACTCTGGCGTTATGTGTGGTCGATTTGATGGGCTTTACGATTGTTTTCGCTCCAATTTATTCGACGATGAAGACGCTCAAGGACGCCGCGAAGACGGATGGAACTGCTGCGCGGGATCTGGGAAAGATGAGACTTTTGTCATATTTTAACGGATGTGTACTTGCGTTCTGGCAAGTGAAGTGGTTTGCGTGGATTTATGTCAATAGATTCAGCAGCGATACTGATGAAGATTGTGGTTTGGAGTGGTTGATAGTTACAATTGAAGAGATTGTTGCCCTTGGATTTTACATCGGAATGTTCTATCTATTTTGGCCTCGGGAGCAAAATGAGTATATTGTTGTTCAAGATGAAGAGACGGCTCTTGCTACCATTCACAGTGAATTCGCAGATATTTGAAATTCGGATTAACCCTAGTGGATTACATATACGTTCGTGCGGTGAGATTTCGTAGGACTTGGTGAATTTAAGGTGAGGATTTTCTTGATGAAGAGCTGGGAATTGGTGCATTCCTCggggaaaaaaatgcaaaagaacTGGAAATTGTTGAGATATATGTTATTTTATGGTCAAGATTTAAGTGATGCTTTTTTCTCGTTTATTCAAatccaattgaaaaaaaaaaaaagttggtatGGTAATTGACTAATTGTTTGTGCTATTTTTCTTTGGTGGAATGAGAtaacgagaaatttttcagtgtcgggCAGTGCCCGCTTGACACATTCGATGCGATTTTGGACGGCtttgatttggagagagaacGAGGAGTggtgaaaggagagagaaaatttcaatctgagccgtccaaaagttcATCGGACAGCTCGAAAGTGCCAGGATAACATATATGTTCCATCTGTTAtcggttgaaaaaaaaaaacatcagacAATTAAATGTTTCCAAATatcgtactttttttttttgccaaaagtttAGGATTTCCATTAAATAACAAAGAGCTTATAACATAGGGTCTATTCTTTCCGAGGAAGAAAATAGCCAAACAGGTGGGCAGGCAATCCAAAGACCTACACGTCCAAACTCCATACACGCACATAAAAAGAGCATTAACGCAACACCACACACCAAGTACTGCATCTCAAATAACCCAACTCACATAcaccaacaccaaaaaaaacgGCACCCCCGAACGGAGGGTAAGGAAGACTCTCACAGGGGAGAGACACAAcgacaaaacaaaccaaaataaaaaaaaaccgaaacaaATCCCAACAAAATCATACCCCAACAATCGACATGATCGAACGTGTAGTAGGCCAAACATAATGGCTCGGATCGTACTTCCTCAGGCACAGTCCGAGCCGAAGATGGCATTTAGATCCAGCATCGCTGAAGGACACGCTCGGCAGTGGTCCAAGTTCAGAGAAGGATCCCATCCCACTGACCCGATGCCTTGGCCACAAGAGGAACTATCCGGCTCGACCAAGATCGGGGCTTGTGCAGATGGCCTCATCACTTCTCCAAGCCTTCCGCCTGTGAGCTCGGTTAAGGACGGGGCTCAGCACACCTCAGTACCACGCTCTCCACCCCACGCGCTGAAAGCGGTTACGCCAATAGATAGTGAATGACGCACATGAGGATGACAGCTCACCACAAAAATAGTTATAAAACCCTAGCTGCTGACGTCCTAGTGACGCCAGCTAATGCGTGCAAGACACATGTACGTACTTGGTGAGCAAATAATGAAgaccctataaataccccttgATGGATGCCCTTAAGAGGTACAAGCGAAATCTCACACTCAAACCTTAGTCTCTACGCGTTCTCATTCTCTTGCCGGAGGGTCTTGCCGGGCAAACCCCGACCAGATCTTAGTCGTGCATTCACTGTGCAGGTTAGGGCAAGAAGGCTAGGCAACTCACGAACCCATTGAAAATGAGCTCAGACCAAAGATCACCAGGCCACACAGGACGCGAGAGAGATAGAagtttaaatcaaagttttagtttggagagagaaattggagtaGAAATAAGTACGATATACTTAAAGTTTTGAAATGAAGTGTTGGAAAGAAAGAGTGAATAATTTTATCAAATGCAACATTTAAACCTGGCTCTTATATAATTGCAACATTTTATTAACTTTAACAAGTCACTACAATAAGAGATTGACATTTGAGCTTAGTTTGATGAAACAGAGCCATGGTGAATCTATGATTTGGAATCACGATATACACAAAATGGATAGGGCAATCACAAGCGATTTACCGGTTCAAAAACTTGTAGTGAAATTACAAAGTTCTCGCAAGCGCATGAATCGTACATATAGTATAGTATAGTAAtgcaagagcgaggtcgaacTCACAGAAACTTGTgattttttaatagaaaaactAAATGAACTTAAACTGAATAAACTCTAACGTAACCTAGCTAGTTAACAAAAGTTGTGATTTTTGTCTTAACTAACACGTAAACTAGTAATGgtgaaaactaaataaataagtTGCCTATTGAACAAACTTGATCAAAGAAAAGTGACTAAGGTTTCAGAATCCACACCACACACATGTATTCATAGTAATTACTAACAAACTCTTTTTtatttgagaataaattctttacatcaCGCCACGTTACAAAATAGTGGTCTCAATCAATAGAACATGGCAACATGgtgcaatgtaattgatttggagaaaacaaatgtttacaccagcggtgtaaagaatttaatctcttttttaTTTACGACCTTTTAGAAAAACAACTTATGTACGCTCGCCTTAATGTTAAAATCATATGTATCCATTCAAAAGCAAATCACAAAAGTAGATATCAAGTGCTTGAAATCAAAAGTTGCATAACAAAACTAAATAATCAGCTAGCAATCTCAaattatggggaaaaaaaaaacattattgaATCCATATCCAGATAAGAACATTTATTCATTTAACCCAAACATCCGGAAATAAACAAAAAGCACGCAAATACTTACTACGAAACATGAATCCCCCAATTCTAGCCTAGAATATTAATTAGCCTCTCGTGGACTGATAA
It encodes:
- the LOC131326890 gene encoding protein CANDIDATE G-PROTEIN COUPLED RECEPTOR 7-like codes for the protein MEPLCHSKRLFVVAVVCVLGAILQAFRFLFLVVGTEQLAHITDKMHQINSLLVLFFFLLFRIPSTTGDIKTATISSDSRRTILFEDFCFDLTGHLSLNVSNVSFTTTSTIPINTSRIGFFFGDLYALEYYGMVILDQEGKTCILESPNLIPGLFQPIATFAELSPPPQSSVSKTLPIPPFTVNNETRPVHSPDHLGIYFSNCEPNTSVSMHVHVETYNIDRNGKDYLEVGRTQLPMIYFIFSFLYMPFLALWVYICYKNRSFVRKIHILMVILVVMKSLNLLFEAEDKHYIKVSGTPHGWDIWFYLFHFLRALLLVTVIMLIGTGWTILKPTLHAKDKETLAVGVTIQVFASIVHVYTDEIGPSNSNYLYLTLALCVVDLMGFTIVFAPIYSTMKTLKDAAKTDGTAARDLGKMRLLSYFNGCVLAFWQVKWFAWIYVNRFSSDTDEDCGLEWLIVTIEEIVALGFYIGMFYLFWPREQNEYIVVQDEETALATIHSEFADI
- the LOC131326889 gene encoding protein CANDIDATE G-PROTEIN COUPLED RECEPTOR 7-like; the protein is MHQLTFLLILFFFLVVQMPSTIGDVKTVTISSDSRPNILFEDFCFDLTGHVTLSISNVSINTISTTPINSSRIGFFFGDLSVLVYYGFLITGQEGKTCIVESPHLIPGLFQPIATFAELSPPPQSSVSKTLPIPAFTVNNETRPVHSPDHLGIYFSNCEPNTSVSMHVHVETYNVDRDGKDYLEVGRTQLPMIYFIFSVLYLPFLALWVYICYKNWSFIRKIHILMAILVVMKSLNLFFEAEDKHFIKVSGTPHGWDLWFYLFHCLRALLLLTVIMLIGTGWTILKPTLHANDKEILATGVTIQVFASIAHVYTDEIGPSNRYYLFLTLVLLLVDLVGFAIVFVPIDSSIKTLKEAAEMDGTAAQDLGKMRLLRNFNGCVLVFWQLKWLAWIYVSTIPEDDCGLEWLIVTVEETVAIGFYVGMFYLFRPREQNEYFIVQDEETALATIRREFESDSD